One genomic segment of Thalassospiraceae bacterium LMO-SO8 includes these proteins:
- the rnhA gene encoding ribonuclease HI, with the protein MTASDEVIEIFTDGACSGNPGPGGWGVLMRWRDHEKELFGGEAQSTNNRMELMAAIQGIEAVSRPARIRLVTDSTYVKDGITKWIHGWKRNGWKTAAKKPVKNEDLWRRLDAALASHDVDWQWVKGHAGHAENERADELARRGITEIAGRAG; encoded by the coding sequence ATGACGGCATCGGACGAAGTGATCGAAATCTTCACCGACGGGGCGTGCTCGGGCAATCCCGGGCCCGGCGGCTGGGGCGTGCTGATGCGCTGGCGCGACCACGAAAAGGAACTGTTCGGGGGCGAGGCGCAAAGCACCAACAACCGCATGGAGCTGATGGCCGCGATCCAGGGGATCGAAGCCGTGTCCCGCCCGGCCCGCATCCGTCTGGTCACCGACAGCACCTATGTGAAGGACGGCATCACCAAGTGGATTCACGGCTGGAAGCGCAACGGCTGGAAGACGGCGGCCAAGAAACCCGTGAAGAACGAGGACCTGTGGCGCCGGCTGGACGCCGCCCTGGCGTCCCACGACGTCGACTGGCAATGGGTCAAGGGCCACGCCGGCCATGCCGAGAACGAGCGGGCGGACGAACTGGCGCGGCGCGGCATCACGGAAATCGCGGGCCGGGCCGGCTAG
- a CDS encoding homoserine kinase, with protein MAVYTEVSDEDLVEFMAAYDLGDVVAFKGIAEGIENSNFLLTMSSGAFILTLYEKRVDPRDLPFFLGLLDHLAAGGVACPLPVRARDGAALRVLCGRPAAIVTFLPGMWPRRVTPDHCAGVGRALAQMHLAGADFQDTRENALGVDAWRPLLKSAGGGVDTVQMGLGDKLNRDLDAIEAAWPRDLPRGIIHADLFPDNVFFRGHQLTGLIDFYFACRDFLVYDLAICLNAWCFEADYSFNVTKARRLVMEYARTRPLGADEVRALPLLARGAAMRFLVTRLYDWLNTPPGALVTPKDPLEYVAKLRFHERVASAAEYGLDVD; from the coding sequence ATGGCTGTCTACACGGAAGTCTCTGACGAGGACCTGGTCGAATTTATGGCCGCCTACGACCTGGGCGACGTCGTCGCCTTCAAGGGCATCGCCGAAGGCATCGAGAATTCCAACTTCCTTCTGACCATGTCGTCGGGGGCTTTTATCCTGACGCTCTACGAAAAACGGGTCGATCCTCGTGACCTGCCGTTCTTCCTCGGTCTGCTCGACCACCTGGCCGCCGGCGGGGTGGCCTGCCCGCTGCCCGTGCGGGCGCGGGACGGGGCGGCGCTGCGCGTCCTGTGCGGCCGACCGGCGGCGATCGTCACCTTCCTGCCCGGAATGTGGCCACGGCGGGTGACGCCCGATCATTGCGCCGGTGTCGGCCGGGCATTGGCGCAGATGCATCTGGCGGGCGCGGATTTCCAGGACACGCGGGAAAACGCGCTCGGCGTCGATGCCTGGCGGCCGCTTCTGAAAAGTGCGGGGGGCGGGGTCGATACCGTGCAGATGGGCCTGGGGGACAAGCTCAACCGCGATCTCGACGCCATCGAGGCCGCCTGGCCCCGGGACCTGCCGCGCGGCATCATCCATGCCGACCTGTTTCCGGACAACGTGTTCTTTCGCGGACATCAACTGACCGGGCTGATCGATTTCTATTTCGCCTGCCGGGATTTCCTGGTCTACGACTTGGCGATCTGCCTCAACGCCTGGTGTTTCGAGGCAGATTACAGCTTCAACGTGACCAAGGCGCGACGGCTGGTCATGGAATACGCGCGGACCCGGCCGCTGGGCGCGGACGAGGTCCGGGCCCTGCCGCTGCTGGCCCGGGGCGCGGCCATGCGGTTCCTGGTGACCCGCCTGTACGACTGGCTGAACACCCCGCCGGGGGCCCTGGTGACGCCGAAGGACCCCCTGGAATACGTGGCCAAGCTGCGCTTTCACGAACGGGTGGCGAGCGCCGCCGAATATGGATTGGATGTGGACTGA